GGCCGTATCGAGATCGTCAACTCGTCGGGCGAGGTGCTCACCTCGCACCAGGTCGCGACCGGCGACATCTGGCGCGCCTGCCAGACCAAGGATGCGCCCATCCGCGACTGGGTGAAGCTCGCCGTCACGCGTGCTCGCGCTTCGGACACGCCGGCCGTGTTCTGGCTCGACGAGACCCGCGCGCACGACCGCAACCTCATCGAGAAGGTGAACACCTACCTCGGCGAGCACGACACCGACGGACTCGACATTCGCATCCTCTCGCCCGAGGCCGCGACCGAGCTTTCGGTGCAGCGCATCCGCGACGGTCTCGACACCATCTCGGTGACCGGCAACGTGCTGCGCGACTACCTCACCGACCTGTTCCCGATCCTCGAGGTCGGCACCTCGGCGAAGATGCTCTCGGTCGTGCCGCTCATGAACGGTGGCGGCCTGTTCGAGACCGGCGCCGGCGGTTCGGCCCCGAAGCACGTCGACCAGCTCGTGCACGAGAACCACCTGCGTTGGGACTCGCTCGGCGAGTTCCTCGCCCTTGCCGAGTCACTGCGCCACGAGGCCGCGGCCGGCAATGAGCGCGCTTCGGTGCTCGGTGACGCCCTCGACGCCGCGACCGAGCGCCTGCTCGACGAGAACCTCTCGCCGAGCCGCAAGACGGGCGAGCACGACAACCGCGGCTCGCACCTCTACATCGCGAAGTTCTGGGCTGAGGAGCTCGCGAAGCAGACGGCCGACGCCGAGCTCGCCGCAGCCTTCGCCCCGGTCGCCGAGGCGTTCGCCGAGCAGGTCGAGGACATCGCTGCGGCCCTCATCGCCGAGCAGGGCAAGCCGGTCGACATCGGTGGCTACTACCGCCCGGTCGACGCGAAGGCGTCGCAGGTGATGCGCCCGATTGAGGCGTACAACAACATCCTGACGCTCCTCCCCTAGGCGCCCTCCGCGCCACCCACAACGGTTGAGTGGTCGTTTTTTGTAGTTCTGGCGGCGCCAGAACTACAAAAAACGACCACTCAACCGTTGTGTTGTTAGAGGACGGTGTCCTTGGTGAGGTGCTTGTAGGCGGGGATGGTGAGGAACGCCGGGTAGTCGTCGCTGAGCACGATCTCGGCGAGCAGGCCCGCGGCTTCGTCGAGGCGGTCGCCCTCGAAGCGCTCGAGGTCTTCGCGCAGCACGCGCTCGATGCACCCCTCGATGCGGGTGCGCACCACGGGAATCCCGTCGTCCTGCGTCACGACGCCCTGGTGAATCCACTGCCAGAGCTGCGAGCGCGAGATCTCCGCCGTCGCCGCATCCTCCATCAGGCCGTAGATCGCCGCGGCACCGGTGCCCCGCAGCCAGCTCGCGATGTAGAGCATGGCCACGCGGATGTTCACCTTGAGGCCCTCTTCAACGGTGATCTCGCCGCCCTCGATGCGCAGGTCGAGCAGCTCAGCAGCCGTCACCTGCACATCCGGGCGCTGGCGCGAAATCTGGTTCGGCGCATCCCCGAGCACCTCGTCGAACTCCGCCTGCGCGGTCTCGACGAGCCCCGGATGCGCGACCCACGAGCCGTCGAAGCCCGCGGCCGCCTCTCGACGCTTATCGGCCGACACCTTCTCGAGCGCCCGCGCGGTCGCCTCGGGGTCGGAGCGGTTCGGGATGAACGCCGCCATGCCGCCAATTGCGAAGGCGCCGCGACGGTGACACGTCGCCACGAGCAGCTCGGTGTACGCGGTCATGAACGGCTGCGTCATCGAGAGCTGGCCACGGTTCGGCAGCACCCAACGCTTCGAGCGGTCGCGGAAGGTCTTGATGATGCTGAACAGGTAGTCCCAGCGGCCCGCGTTGAGGCCGGCGCAGTGGTCGCGCAGCTCGTAGAGGATCTCCTCCATCTCGAACGCCGCGGTGATCGTCTCGATGAGTACGGTGGCCCGCACCGAACCGTACGGCACGCCCACGTGGCGCTCGGCGAAGGTGAACACGTCGTTCCAGAGGCGCGCCTCGCGGTGGTTCTCGAGCTTCGGCAGGTAGAAGTATGGGCCGGTGCCAGTCGCGAGCAGCTCCTTCGCGTTGTGGAAGAAGTAGAGGCCGAAGTCGACGAGCGACGCCGACACGACGCCCGACTGGCCCCGCTCATCCACGTACCGAAGGTGGTTCTCGGGCAGGTGCCACCCGCGCGGGCGGAACACGATCGTCGGCGTCTGCTCGCCGAGGCGGTACTCCTTGCCGTTTTCGGCCGTGAAGTCGATGCGTCGGCGAATCGCGTCGGCGAGGTTGAGCTGGCCATCGATAACGTTGAACCACGTGGGGCTCGTCGCATCCTCATGGTCGGCGAGCCAGACCTTGGCGCCCGAGTTCATCGCGTTGATCGTCATCTTGCGGTCGGTCGGACCAGTGATTTCGACGCGGCGGTCCTCGAGCCCCGGGCCCGTACCGGCGACCTGCCAGCTCGAATCCTCGCGGATGTGTCGGGTCTCGGCGAGGAAGTCGAGGTTCGCGCCCTGCGAGATTTCGCGGCGGCGCTCATCGCGAGCCGCGAGCAGGTTGCAGCGGCGCTGACCGAAACGGTCGTGCAGCTGGGCGAGAAACTCGAGGGCCTCGGGCGTGAGCACCTCGTCGAAGCGAGGATGCATGGTGCCGCGGATTTCGATGCGCCCGCCGGTGCGGGTGGTGGTCTGTTCGGTCGTGAGAATGGTCATGATGCGCTCCTTCGCGCGAGCGGCCCTGGCGGCCTAGTGAAACTGTTCGGATTCGGTCGAGCCCACGAGAGCGAGGGTCTTCGAGTCGGGGTTGAGCGCGGTCGAGATGAGGTCGAAGTAGCCGGTGCCGACCTCGCGCTGGTGCTTGGTGGCGGTGTAGCCGTTGGCCTCGGAGGCGAACTCGGCCTCCTGCAGCTCGACGTACGCCTCCATCTGGCGCTCCTCGTAGCCGCGGGCGAGCTCGAACATCGAGTGGTTGAGCGCGTGGAAGCCGGCGAGGGTGATGAACTGGAACGCGTAGCCCATGGCCGAGAGCTCGCGCTGGAAGCGGGAGATCTGGTCGTCGTCGAGGTGGCGGCGCCAGTTGAAGCTCGGCGAGCAGTTGTAGGCCAGCAGCTGGCCGGGGTGCTCGGCGCGGACGCGCTCGGCGACGACGCGGGCGTGCTCGAGGTCGGGCACCGCGGTCTCAACCCAGAGCATGTCGGCGTACTTCGCGTATTCGAGGCAGCGAGCGATGACCGGCTCAATACCGTTCTGCACCTCGTAGAAGCCCTCGGCGGTGCGGTCGCCGGTCACGAAGGGGCGGTCGCGCTCGTCAACGTCGCTCGTGATGAGGGTGGCCGCGAGTGAGTCGGTGCGGGCGATGACGAGGGTCGGCACGTCGGCGACGTCGGCCGCGAGGCGAGCCGCGTTGAGGGTGCGGATGTGCTGGCTGGTGGGCACGAGCACCTTGCCGCCCATGTGGCCGCACTTCTTCTCGCTCGCGAGCTGGTCTTCCCAGTGCACGCCGGCCGCGCCGGCCGAGATCATCTGGTGCATGAGCTCGTAGGCGTTGAGCGGGCCACCGAAGCCGGCCTCGGCGTCGGCGACGACCGGGGCCATCCAGTCGCGCTCGGTCGTGCCGGTCTCGGCGAACTCGATCTGGCCCGCGCGCTGGAGGGCGCTGTTGATGCGGCTGACGACGGCGGGAACCGAGTTGGCCGGGTAGAGCGACTGGTCGG
The Gulosibacter sediminis genome window above contains:
- the aceB gene encoding malate synthase A → MTILTTEQTTTRTGGRIEIRGTMHPRFDEVLTPEALEFLAQLHDRFGQRRCNLLAARDERRREISQGANLDFLAETRHIREDSSWQVAGTGPGLEDRRVEITGPTDRKMTINAMNSGAKVWLADHEDATSPTWFNVIDGQLNLADAIRRRIDFTAENGKEYRLGEQTPTIVFRPRGWHLPENHLRYVDERGQSGVVSASLVDFGLYFFHNAKELLATGTGPYFYLPKLENHREARLWNDVFTFAERHVGVPYGSVRATVLIETITAAFEMEEILYELRDHCAGLNAGRWDYLFSIIKTFRDRSKRWVLPNRGQLSMTQPFMTAYTELLVATCHRRGAFAIGGMAAFIPNRSDPEATARALEKVSADKRREAAAGFDGSWVAHPGLVETAQAEFDEVLGDAPNQISRQRPDVQVTAAELLDLRIEGGEITVEEGLKVNIRVAMLYIASWLRGTGAAAIYGLMEDAATAEISRSQLWQWIHQGVVTQDDGIPVVRTRIEGCIERVLREDLERFEGDRLDEAAGLLAEIVLSDDYPAFLTIPAYKHLTKDTVL
- the aceA gene encoding isocitrate lyase, which codes for MSNNQLPGDQTQTAAELQAEWESNPRWDGVERNYTAEDVIKLRGPFREEHTTARRGAERLWSQIQRNHEDPNEWTYALGALTGNQAVQQVRAGLQAVYLSGWQVAADANLSGQTYPDQSLYPANSVPAVVSRINSALQRAGQIEFAETGTTERDWMAPVVADAEAGFGGPLNAYELMHQMISAGAAGVHWEDQLASEKKCGHMGGKVLVPTSQHIRTLNAARLAADVADVPTLVIARTDSLAATLITSDVDERDRPFVTGDRTAEGFYEVQNGIEPVIARCLEYAKYADMLWVETAVPDLEHARVVAERVRAEHPGQLLAYNCSPSFNWRRHLDDDQISRFQRELSAMGYAFQFITLAGFHALNHSMFELARGYEERQMEAYVELQEAEFASEANGYTATKHQREVGTGYFDLISTALNPDSKTLALVGSTESEQFH